One part of the Paroedura picta isolate Pp20150507F chromosome 5, Ppicta_v3.0, whole genome shotgun sequence genome encodes these proteins:
- the CNR2 gene encoding cannabinoid receptor 2 isoform X2 produces the protein MQRCSMNKTTNASSCSSTAMPMECYMVFDDPTQKTVIAVLCCMFGSLCFLENTLVLYLIFSSRRIRNKPSYLFISSLAAADTLASVIFVFSFVNFHVFDGTDSSKEVFLLKLGGVTTSFTASLGSLLLMAFDRYICILKPSEYKVLITSRRALIALAVLWVTVIFIAFLPLFGWNCCTMNSTCSELFPFVDTNYLTTWIASVAILLMSILYAYVHVLWKARKHVLYMKTHYSQAGQQNTRMRMDITLAKTLVIVLVVLVMCWSPVLLLMTYSTFARLDDTVRKIFAFCCTLCLVNSMVNPAIYALRSRELYSSLRKICSCLGRMPGFTESNPEAESIQKSCPIETVYEDVICNTQAEPMKD, from the coding sequence ATGCAGAGATGCAGCATGAACAAAACCACCAacgcctccagctgcagctccactGCAATGCCCATGGAGTGCTACATGGTCTTTGACGATCCTACTCAGAAGACTGTCATTGCTGTGCTGTGCTGCATGTTTGGGAGCCTTTGCTTCTTGGAGAACACCCTGGTGCTGTACCTCATATTTTCTTCCCGAAGGATCCGGAACAAACCTTCCTATCTCTTCATCAGCAGCCTGGCTGCGGCAGACACACTAGCCAGCGTCATCTTTGTCTTCAGCTTTGTAAACTTCCACGTCTTCGATGGGACTGATTCCTCCAAGGAAGTCTTCTTGCTGAAGCTTGGCGGCGTCACCACATCCTTTACAGCTTCCCTGGGCAGCCTGTTGCTGATGGCATTTGATCGGTACATCTGTATCCTTAAGCCATCAGAGTACAAGGTCCTCATAACAAGTAGGAGAGCTTTGATCGCTTTGGCAGTCCTTTGGGTCACCGTTATTTTCATTGCCTTCCTGCCTCTTTTTGGGTGGAACTGCTGCACCATGAACTCCACCTGTTCAGAGTTGTTTCCCTTTGTCGACACCAATTATCTTACAACCTGGATTGCTTCAGTAGCGATCCTTCTGATGTCTATTTTGTACGCTTACGTGCACGTCCTTTGGAAGGCCCGTAAGCATGTGCTGTACATGAAGACGCACTATTCCCAAGCAGGGCAGCAGAACACAAGGATGAGGATGGACATCACGTTGGCCAAGACCTTAGTAATTGTCCTGGTGGTTCTTGTCATGTGCTGGTCACCAGTCTTGCTGCTCATGACTTACAGCACATTTGCCAGACTGGACGACACTGTCAGGAAGATATTTGCCTTCTGTTGTACTCTCTGCCTGGTGAACTCTATGGTCAACCCTGCTATCTATGCCTTAAGGAGCAGAGAGTTGTACTCCTCTTTGAGGAAAATCTGTTCCTGTTTGGGGAGGATGCCAGGCTTCACAGAGAGTAATCCAGAAGCAGAGAGCATCCAGAAGTCCTGCCCAATAGAAACCGTTTATGAAGACGTAATCTGCAACACACAGGCAGAACCAATGAAGGACTGA
- the CNR2 gene encoding cannabinoid receptor 2 isoform X1: MRTRSVLCSAHFPEGTTRSSSGKESTFEGSPVQLKKPCGDLICLLSQTTGFPGKKRCTVEILKESLPILKRDFPPPFTGMQRCSMNKTTNASSCSSTAMPMECYMVFDDPTQKTVIAVLCCMFGSLCFLENTLVLYLIFSSRRIRNKPSYLFISSLAAADTLASVIFVFSFVNFHVFDGTDSSKEVFLLKLGGVTTSFTASLGSLLLMAFDRYICILKPSEYKVLITSRRALIALAVLWVTVIFIAFLPLFGWNCCTMNSTCSELFPFVDTNYLTTWIASVAILLMSILYAYVHVLWKARKHVLYMKTHYSQAGQQNTRMRMDITLAKTLVIVLVVLVMCWSPVLLLMTYSTFARLDDTVRKIFAFCCTLCLVNSMVNPAIYALRSRELYSSLRKICSCLGRMPGFTESNPEAESIQKSCPIETVYEDVICNTQAEPMKD; encoded by the exons ATGAGGACAAGAAGTGTGTTATGCAGCGCCCATTTTCCAGAGGGCACTACAAGGAGCAGCAGCGGCAAAGAGAGCACCTTTGAAGGCAGTCCGGTCCAGTTGAAAAAGCCGTGTGGAGATCTGATCTGCCTCCTATCCCAAACAACTGGTTTCCCTGGGAAGAAAAG GTGCACCGTAGAAATCCTGAAGGAAAGTCTTCCCATTCTGAAGAGAGATTTTCCGCCCCCGTTCACAGGGATGCAGAGATGCAGCATGAACAAAACCACCAacgcctccagctgcagctccactGCAATGCCCATGGAGTGCTACATGGTCTTTGACGATCCTACTCAGAAGACTGTCATTGCTGTGCTGTGCTGCATGTTTGGGAGCCTTTGCTTCTTGGAGAACACCCTGGTGCTGTACCTCATATTTTCTTCCCGAAGGATCCGGAACAAACCTTCCTATCTCTTCATCAGCAGCCTGGCTGCGGCAGACACACTAGCCAGCGTCATCTTTGTCTTCAGCTTTGTAAACTTCCACGTCTTCGATGGGACTGATTCCTCCAAGGAAGTCTTCTTGCTGAAGCTTGGCGGCGTCACCACATCCTTTACAGCTTCCCTGGGCAGCCTGTTGCTGATGGCATTTGATCGGTACATCTGTATCCTTAAGCCATCAGAGTACAAGGTCCTCATAACAAGTAGGAGAGCTTTGATCGCTTTGGCAGTCCTTTGGGTCACCGTTATTTTCATTGCCTTCCTGCCTCTTTTTGGGTGGAACTGCTGCACCATGAACTCCACCTGTTCAGAGTTGTTTCCCTTTGTCGACACCAATTATCTTACAACCTGGATTGCTTCAGTAGCGATCCTTCTGATGTCTATTTTGTACGCTTACGTGCACGTCCTTTGGAAGGCCCGTAAGCATGTGCTGTACATGAAGACGCACTATTCCCAAGCAGGGCAGCAGAACACAAGGATGAGGATGGACATCACGTTGGCCAAGACCTTAGTAATTGTCCTGGTGGTTCTTGTCATGTGCTGGTCACCAGTCTTGCTGCTCATGACTTACAGCACATTTGCCAGACTGGACGACACTGTCAGGAAGATATTTGCCTTCTGTTGTACTCTCTGCCTGGTGAACTCTATGGTCAACCCTGCTATCTATGCCTTAAGGAGCAGAGAGTTGTACTCCTCTTTGAGGAAAATCTGTTCCTGTTTGGGGAGGATGCCAGGCTTCACAGAGAGTAATCCAGAAGCAGAGAGCATCCAGAAGTCCTGCCCAATAGAAACCGTTTATGAAGACGTAATCTGCAACACACAGGCAGAACCAATGAAGGACTGA